The Magnetospirillum sp. XM-1 genomic interval CGCCCACCACGTGGCGGGATCGCTGGTCAAGCTGGCCGAGGGCAAGAATTGCGGCCTGGAAGACCTTTCGCTCGCCGAGATGCGGGAAGTCGAGCCCGGCATCACCGAGGAGGCCCGCGCCGTGCTGTCGGTGGAGTCCTCGGTCAACAGCCGCACCAGCCTGGGCGGCACCGCGCCGGCCCGGGTGCGCGAAGCGGTCGCGGCGGCCCGCAACCGCCTGAAGGAGGACGTCAAATGACGATGCGCTCCATCCTGGTCGTCACCCTGGTCGTCGCCCTGGCCGCCTGCGGCCGCAAGAGCATGCCCGAGCGGCCCGACGAGGCGGTCTATCCCCGCGACTACCCCTATACGCCCATGCCGGCGGAGTCGAAGAAGAAGACCCCCGATCCGACCACCAACTCCGCCTACTGACCGGCCTTCAGGAACACCGATGAACCACTTCCATTACTCCAACGGCGAGCTGTTCGCCGAGGACGTCGCCATCGCCCGCA includes:
- a CDS encoding lipoprotein, which encodes MTMRSILVVTLVVALAACGRKSMPERPDEAVYPRDYPYTPMPAESKKKTPDPTTNSAY